A portion of the Carya illinoinensis cultivar Pawnee chromosome 11, C.illinoinensisPawnee_v1, whole genome shotgun sequence genome contains these proteins:
- the LOC122282957 gene encoding tyrosine--tRNA ligase 1, cytoplasmic-like: MATEVPHQNETPPEAAIQSISISDSHADGPSSSSSNSANRMSLEEKYRIVRSVGEECIQEDELRNLLANKPEPVCYDGFEPSGRMHIAQGVMKAINVNKLTSAGCRVKIWIADWFAQLNNKMGGDLKKIETVGRYLIEIWKAVGMDLEGGKVEFLWSSKEINSRAHEYWPIVMDIARRNKLPRIIRCSQIMGRNEQDELTAAQIFYPCMQCADIFFLKADICQLGMDQRKVNVLAREYCDDIKRKNKPIILSHHMLPGLQQGQEKMSKSDPSSSIFMEDDEAEVNLKIKKAYCPPKTVEGNPCLEYIKYLVLPWFKEFVIERSADNGGHKTFKSFEELTADYESGELHPGDLKPALSKALNKILEPVREHFKKDNNAKELLKRVKAYRVTR; encoded by the exons ATGGCGACCGAAGTACCCCATCAAAATGAGACCCCACCGGAGGCAGCCATTCAATCCATCTCGATCTCAGATTCCCACGCTGATGGGCCATCCTCGAGCTCCTCGAACTCAGCGAACCG GATGAGTTTGGAGGAGAAGTACCGGATCGTGAGGAGTGTGGGAGAGGAGTGTATTCAAGAAGACGAACTGCGAAATCTTCTGGCGAACAAGCCCGAACCGGTCTGCTACGACGGTTTTGAGCCCTCTGGCCGAATGCACATCGCTCAG GGAGTTATGAAGGCAATAAATGTTAACAAGCTGACATCTGCTGGGTGCAGAGTGAAAATATGGATTGCAGATTGGTTTGCCCAGCTAAACAATAAGATGGGGGGTGACTTGAAGAAAATCGAAACCGTTGGGCGCTACTTGATTGAGATTTGGAAAGCAGTTGGAATGGATCTGGAAGGtggaaaagttgaatttttgtGGTCGTCAAAGGAGATTAATTCAAGGGCTCATGAATACTGGCCTATTGTTATGGATATAGCTCGAAGGAATAAGCTACCAAGGATAATCAG GTGCAGTCAAATTATGGGTCGAAATGAGCAGGATGAGTTGACTGCAGCTCAAATTTTCTACCCTTGCATGCAGTGTGCCGATATATTTTTCCTGAAG GCTGATATATGCCAACTGGGAATGGATCAGCGAAAAGTGAACGTGCTTGCAAGAGAGTATTGTGATGACATCAAGAGGAAGAACAAGCCTATTATTTTGTCTCATC ACATGTTACCTGGTTTACAGCAAGGGCAGGAGAAGATGTCAAAAAGTGATCCATCGTCCTCCATTTTCATGGAAGATGATGAG GCTGAAGTAAATTTGAAGATAAAGAAAGCTTACTGTCCTCCAAAGACTGTGGAAGGAAATCCTTGCTTGGAGTACATAAAGTATCTCGTTTTACCATGGTTTAAAGAGTTTGTCATAGAGCGCAGTGCAGATAATGGTGGTCACAA GACTTTCAAAAGCTTTGAAGAATTGACTGCTGACTATGAAAGTGGGGAGTTACACCCAGGTGACCTTAAGCCAGCTTTATCAAAGGCGTTGAATAAGATACTGGAG CCAGTAAGAGAACACTTTAAGAAGGACAATAATGCGAAAGAACTATTGAAAAGGGTTAAG GCTTACCGAGTCACAAGGTAG